The DNA segment TTGATGAATAGTTTAGATTGTAAGTATTAAGTATTGTTTCTTAAGTGAACTATGCGTTAAGGCATGGGATTTGTCTGAATATTAATCATTTGGCAGAAAAAAAATGTGAGTTTCGTGATCTAGGCTGTGGACAGGGAATCATCATTTTTGTTTTACTATAGCCAACGCAAAACGCTTGCGTTTATTTTCTATTTTAAAGGTAAACTTGATGTCTAAATTAAAAGGTAACGTTAAGTGGTTTAACGAAACTAAAGGTTTTGGTTTTATCACTCCAGAAGATGGCAGCAAAGATGTATTTGTACACTTTTCCGCTATTACATCAGAAGGCTTTAAAACCCTTGCTGAAGGTCAAAAAGTAGAGTTTGAAGTTACTGACGGCGCGAAAGGGCCATCTGCTGCAAACGTTGTCGCTATCTAATTAACGACTTCTTTGAGACAGTAAAAACCCGTTTTTTAACGGGTTTTTATGTATCTAGAGCAAAGCCCGTTTTTTAACGGGTTTTTATGTATCTAGAGCAAAGCCCGTCCGAGCATTACATTTCTCGTAGTAACCAAAACGCAAAGGCGGTCATTAAAAATGAACCTGCCAAGTTAGCGCCCATAGTACCTAATGCCCATCCTATCTTTCCCTCAGTAAAGAGTGCGACAACTTCGACAGAAAAGGTTGAGAACGTCGTAAGACCGCCACAGAAGCCCGTCGTTAGCATAATTTTCCAAATAGGATCAATATGTGGCGCTTTGCTAAACCAAGCGATACCAAAGGCAATAATAAAAGCACCAATACAGTTAGCAATTAAGGTGCCTGTGGCAAAATGAGGAAAAATAGAATTTAGGCGGTAGCTAATCAGCCAGCGCAATACGCTACCTAAACCACCACCTATAAATACAGCAATTGCAATGTTAAACATGAGAGATTAATTGTTATTTAACCTCAATCCCTTGAGCTTGAAGGTCAGCATGATAAGACGAGCGAACAAACGGCCCACAAGCTGCATGAGTAAAGCCCATTGCAAGTGCTTGCTCTTTCATATACTCAAACTCGTCAGGACTGACGTAGCGTTGAACAGGAAGATGGTGACGACTTGGCTGTAAATATTGCCCTAATGTCAGCATCGTTACCCCATGTTTACGCAGATCACGCATAACGTCAATAATTTCTTCGTTAGTTTCCCCAAGACCGACCATTAAACCCGACTTAGTAGGAATATTTGGGTGAGCTTGCTTAAAACGTTCTAATAATGTCAATGACCATTGATAGTTAGCGCCTGGACGTACTTGACGATAAACGCGAGGAACGTTCTCTAAGTTATGGTTGAAGACATCTGGTGGAGTATCTGTGAGGATCTCAAGTGCTTTATCCATACGCCCACGGAAGTCAGGGACTAATGTTTCAATGCGGATCGTTGGATTTTTTGCACGAATTGCAGCAATACAATCAGCAAAATGTTGAGCGCCGCCATCCCGTAAATCATCGCGGTCTACAGAAGTAATTACGACGTAACGTAACCCCATATCTTTGATCGTTTGAGCGAGTTTTTCTGGCTCTTGTGGATCGGGAGCATTTGGGCGGCCATGAGCCACATCGCAGAATGGGCAACGGCGTGTACAGATTGCACCCAAGATCATAAAGGTTGCTGTTCCGTGGTTAAAGCACTCTGCAAGATTAGGGCAAGAGGCTTCTTCACAGACAGAATGAAGACCATTTTTACGCATTGCTGCTTTGATACCCTGAATTTTACTTGAGTCAGCGGGTAGCTTTATTTTCATCCAATCAGGTTTGCGTAGCAGTTGTTCTCGTTCTGTAGCGACTGTTTTAACAGGAATAAGTGCCATTTTATCGGCGTCGCGATATTTAACTCCGCGTTCCATCTGAATAGGTTTACTCATAATTGTGCCAGTTCCAGTTATCTAGAGTGATTAACACGATGTGACTGAGGTAATCAGGGTTTTAAAAAAATATGATAAATGTTAAAAAAATTATAGCATTTTTATTGCTGTGGTTGAAATCCTAGTTGTGTACAAAAATGCTTAACTAATAACGGTGCTACCTGTGACGTTGTCGTGTTCGGTGCAAAATCAATTAACTGCGTCATTTTTAGATCAGAATAACCACAAGGATTTATTCGTGTAAAAGGCGATAAATCCATATCGATATTGAGCGCAAGTCCATGAAAGGAGCAACCTTTACGAATGCGTAATCCTAAAGAGCAAATTTTATCGCCCTTTACATAAACGCCGGGTGCATCAGCGCGAGCATAAGCTTCTACATTAAACTCTGCCAGCGTATCAATAACGGTATTTTCAAGAGCGGTGACTAATTGACGAACACCTACATGATTGCGTTTTAAATCAATTAAAACATACATCACTTGTTGACCAGGGCCATGATAAGTCACTTGACCACCACGATCAGATTGAATAACTGGGATAGTTCCCGTATTTAATAAGTGTTCAGCTTTACCTGCTTGCCCTTGGGTAAAAACCTGTTCATGTTGAACGAGCCATATTTCATCAGGTGTGTGACTTTCCCGTTTTTCCGTAAACTGATGCATAGAATCAGAAACCGGTAAATAGGGTTCCACACCTAATTGGCGAATAATGATTGTCTTGTCTTGCACCGTGAAAATCTTCATTTGTAGCGTAATTGTGAAGAGCAGTATAACGCTCCAGTAAATGAACTACCAGATTGAGATGTTTTTTTTCCGAGGTAGAGTGAAAAATGAGGAAAGGCAGAAATAAAAAAGCGCCTTAATGAAAGGCGCTTTTAGAAAGTCATCTATTCAAAGAAGAGATTATAGAACCATACGTACCAGTTCAAGTTCACCTAATTCTTTATATAACGTTTCTACTTGATCGATATGAGTTGCATTGATAGTAATAGAAACAGAGTGGTAATTACCTTTGCTACTTGGTTTCACTGAAGGCGTGTAATCACCAGGCGCATGGCGCTGAATGACTTCAACGACTTGATCCACTAATTCTGGTTTTGCATGACCCATCACTTTATAAGTGAAAGAACATGGGAACTCTAACAGTTCGTTTAATTTTGTTTTCATCATAATGTAATTCCTTAAGACAACGGGTGCTGTTGTTTTAATAATTTATTTCTACACCTAATCTTAGCAAATAAAAAGGGCATTCCTTATATAATAAGGAATGCAATACTGGTAATTAGGGTAAATATGGGAATGGTAAATGTATTTCTGCCAATATCTGTATGAAAGTTATATGTGGGCGCATTTACCTTTTTCAAGCCTTAGCCAAACCAGTGTGAGAATAATAATTTAATATAGTCGATAATACGGCTAAAGAAACCACCTTCTTTTACTTCATTCATCACAACAAGCGGGCGTTGTTCAATCACTTGACCATCAAGTTGGAAATTAATTGTTCCCACAACTTGGTTTTTCGCCACTGGTGCATGTAATTCTACATTATCAAGAACATAGCTTGCTTTTAAATCTTTTAAACGACCACGAGGAATAGTTAAATAAACATCTTTATCTACCCCTAATTGTACTTTATCTGTTTCACCATACCAAATTGGCTCTGCGGCGAACTCTTTACCCACTTGCAATGGTTTTACGGTTTCAAAAAAACGAAAACCCCAAGTAAGTAATTTTTTACTTTCTGCATCTCGACCTTTAGATGAGTGACCGCCCATAACTGCAGAAATTAAACGCATATCGCCTTCAGTTGCAGAAGCGACAAGGTTATAGCCAGCAGATGCAGTATGCCCAGTTTTAATGCCATCAACGTTTAAACTGGTATCCCACAACAAACCATTTCGGTTGGTTTGGCGAATATTGTTGTAGGTGTACTCTTTTTCTTTATAGATGGCATATTCATCCGGTACATCGCGAATTAATGCAGCACCAATTAGCGCCATATCGCGAGCCGAGCTGTATTGTCCTGGGGCATCAAGACCATGAACGGTTTGGAATTGTGTATTTTGTAAACCTAGGCGTTTAACGTAGTCGTTCATCATGGTCACAAACGTATCTTGGCTGCCAGCGATATAAGAGGCCATCGCAACACAAGCATCATTACCTGATTGTAAGTTAATACCACGAGTTAACTGCGCAACTGTAACTTGATCACCTGGTTTTAAGAACATTAAAGAAGAGCCACGAAAAACAGGATTACCCGTTGCCCATGCTTCTTCACCAATGGGTACGATATCGCTATTTGAAATTTTACCAGCACGAATTGATTGACCGATAACATAGCTGGTCATCATCTTGGTTAAACTGGCAGGATCACGGCGAACATCGGCATTCATTTCAGCCAGTACTTTCCCAGAATTATAATCAATAAGAATATAAGATTCGGCTTCGATACTAGGAACAGCGGGTATCATTGTTTTTAGGGAATCTTCCGCAATACTTTGATGACTTACTGTGAGTAAAGCAAAAGTGGCACTTAATAGGCTTGTTCTTAGTAATTTTGCTGGGAGTATCTGTTTCATTCTGTTTGTTTAATCCGAAAATTCAGGGAAAAATAGGGACTGATAAATAAAATATCAGCAAATCCAGACGATTCTACGCTTGAATTTGCTGATATAAAAAGGATTTTACGTAAAATTATCCTTTATTGGGTAATAATAAATCCCGTGATATCTTTAACTTGTTTTAGCTTGTTCTTTATCATTTCGGCTTGATCTTTAGATGAATAAGGGCCGAGTTGCACTTTATACAATCCATCTGCTTTATTGATTACACCTTGAGTGCTAAATAATGACGATAAATCATTGAGCCAAAACTGCGCATTATTTTCGTTACTGAGAGCGCCGACTTGGACATAAAAGCCTTGTGCTATAGCGTTTGAGGATAATACAGGTTTTGGTGCTTTTGTTTCTGTCTCCACAGGAGTTGGCATTGGAGCTGGCGCCGGAGTTGGCGTTTTGACTGGAACAGGAGTTGGAGCTGGTGGCTCTACGGGCATATTGTTGTTGGTAGGCGTTGATGTCGTTAATGGCGCTTGTGCTGCTGGCTGAGCATTAAAATTAGGGCGCTCAGGTAATGCCGTTGTTTTCTTCTCAATCTGCGCACCATGTGTACCAATACCACTCATATGGCCAGTTTGGTCAACAACAATTCCTTCAATAAGCAATGGGGTTGTTGGCATTAAACGTAAACTATCAGAAACCGCTGGGGTGACTTGGATTTGTTTTCCATTGACGTAAGGACCACGGTCGTTAATACGTACAACCATTGTGCGTCCATTGAGCAAGTTCGTGATTTTCGCATAGCTTGGGATCGGTAATGTAGGATGTGCGACAGCAAACTCATAGGGATTAACGCGCTCACCAATGGTTGTTAAACGACTCATCGCTAAACTATCATAAACAACCGCCTCTCCTCGCTCACTGAAGTTTGCAGGATCAGTCACAATACGGTAAACCACGCCATTTTTTCGGTAATCTTGATTTGCCGTAGGGTGATAAGGCTCGTAACGTGGCTCTGCACCGAGAACACGTTGAGCTGGCACATTGGGTAATGGTGCTGGCTGTTTATTGGTATTCGGCTTATCAATAACACACCCTGACAGTAGCAATGCACTGATACCAATCAAAACCCATTGCAGACGCATAAAAACCTCATTATAAACTTTTAGATAGTAGTTTTCGGTGTGTATGAATCGACATCACGATACCAAACCCTGCCATTAATACAATAAGGGCCGAGCCTCCATAACTCATCAGCGGTAACGGAACACCCACAACAGGAAGAATGCCACTCACCATTCCTATGTTGACAAAAACATAGACAAAGAAAATTAGCATTAATCCGCCAATCATTACTCTACCAAATGTATTTTGTGCTTTCGTTGCAAGATAAAGACCGCGCGCGATTAAGAGTATATAAAGCGTCAGTAGTATCAAAACACCAATTAATCCGAGTTCTTCAGCCAATACAGCAAAAATAAAGTCTGTATGGCGCTCTGGTAAGAATTCTAATTGAGATTGAGTGCCTTGTAACCATCCTTTTCCATGTAATCCACCAGAACCAATGGCAATTTTAGATTGGATGATATGATATCCTGCGCCAAGAGGGTCTGATTCGGGGTCAAGAAGCATCATTACCCGTGCTTGCTGGTAATCATGCATGAGGAAAAACCAAAGTATGGGGATAAAGGCGGCAACAAGTAAAATTGCGATAATAATAAGTCGCCAACTCATTCCAGCAAGGAAAAGAACAAATAGCCCTGAAGCAGCAACAAGAATGGATGTCCCCAAATCGGGCTGTGCTGCAACTAATAATGTTGGAACAAAAATAATGACCAGAGCAATGGCGGTATTACGTAACGTCGGTGGGCACACATCTCGATTCATAAATCGCGCCACCATCAAAGGAACGGCAATTTTTGCAATTTCTGAGGGCTGAAAACGTACAATACCTAAATCTAGCCAGCGTTGTGCTCCCTTGCTAATTTGCCCGAAAACATCGACAAGGACCAATAAGATAACGCAAAAGAAAAAGAGATGAGGCGCCCAACTTTCATAAACTCGGGGAGGAATTTGTGCCATGATGATCATGATCATAAACCCCATTGCAATCTGTCCTAACTTACGTTGCATCATGTCTGGATCTTGCCCGCTGGCACTCCACATAATAAATGCGCTGTATCCTAATAAAGCAATAATACAAAGCAAGAATAGGGGGTCGATATGGATCCGTGTCCAGAAGGATTTTTTCTTGTTATTTTCAGTCATGAGTATTATTCCTCTGAACCACGCGGTGCTGGTGGAGAAGCTGGCAATACCGTGTTGTTATCACCAAGGAGAATGTGGTCAAGAATTTGTCTGGTAAGATCGCCAACAGAAGGACCTGCGCCACCATTTTCTAGAATAATAGAGACGGCTACGGTTGGGTTATCATAAGGCGCAAAGGCAATCATCAATTTGTGGTCACGAAGATGTTCAGCCAATTGGCTCGCATTGTAGGTTTCGTAACTAAATACCTGTGCTGTTCCCGATTTTGCTGCGACTTTATAAGGTGCATTAGCAAAACTTCTACGACCTGTGCCATTAGGGAAGTTAGCCACACCATACATACCGTGTTTTGCTAATTCCCAATAACCTGAGTTGATATCGCCAATTTGGCGTGTTTCAGTATCAACATAAGGCAACATTTCATTGCCAAGTTTTGTACCGTAAAGTAGGTGAGGGGTTTTTACTTGACCATCATTAATTAGCGTCATTAACGCCTTCGCCATTTGAATTGGCGTTGCTGTCCAATAACCTTGTCCAATCCCTACGGGGATCGTGTCACCTTGATACCAAGGCTTTTTATAACGTTGCTGTTTCCACTCACGGGTTGGCATGATGCCATTACGTTCTTCTGACAGATCAATGCCAGTATATTCACCATAGCCAAAGCGAGTCATCCAAGTTGATATACGATCAATTCCCATATCATAAGCAACTTGGTAGAAGAAGGTATCCGCAGATTCTACGATAGATTTTGTAACATTAAGTTTTCCATGTCCCCAACGTTTCCAGTCTCGGTAACGTTTTTCAGAGCCGGGAAGTTGCCACCAGCCAGGATCATGAATGGTTGTATTGGGGGTGATCACGCCTTCGCTTAATGCAGCAACTGACATAAAAGGTTTTACCGTTGAAGCTGGTGGGTAAAGCCCTTGCGTAGTACGGTTAATTAAAGGTCGATCGGGATTATTGAGTAATCCTTGATAATCGGTATTAGAGATCCCCCCAACAAATAAATTAGGGTCGTAACTTGGGTTGGAAACTAAGGCTAAAATTTCACCATTACGTGGATCAGTAACCACAACCGCAGCACGGCTAGTGGTAAGTAATGTTTCAATATAAGTCTGTAACTCAAGGTCGATAGTTAAATAAATATCTTTGCCCGCTTGTGGCGGTTGCTCATGTAATTGACGAATAACACGACCACGGCTATTGACTTCCACTTCTTCATAGCCTGTTTTACCATGTAAAACCGATTCGTAATAACGCTCAATCCCTAATTTACCAATATCATGTGTTGAAGCGTAATTGGCATATAAGCCTTCTTTTTCAAGGCGCTCGACATCCTTATCATTAATTTTAGCAACATAGCCAATAACATGCGTTAATGCAGAGCCATAAGGATAATAACGGCGTTGAATACCTTTTATTTCTAAACCAGGATAGCGATATTGATTAATAGCAAAACGAGCGACTTGCACTTGGTTCAGTGCTGTTTTTAATACAATTTGGGTGAAGCGGCGTGCTCTTTTACGCTCTTTTTCAAAATTAGCAATGTCTTCATCACTTAAATCGACAACCTCTCTTAAACTATCTAACGTTTCTTGTAGATTGGCGACTTTCTCTGGCATTATTTCGAGCTGATAAATAGTACTATTTAGCGCAAGAGGAACGCCTTTGCGATCATAGATAATACCGCGACTAGGTGGAATAGGGACTAGCTTAATACGGTTACCATTAGACCGAGTTTGGTAATCATCATGGCGAGCAATTTGTAAGTGGTGTAAGTTAAACACTAAAATACCACTTAGCACTATAATCACAGAAAACGCGACAATAACACGGCGGATGAAAAGTTTGGATTCCGCTGTATAATCTCGAAACGGGGTACGTTTTCTTTTCTTCATCCCATTAGTTGACTTCACTTACTTACCCGCCAAAATTTATTATTCCCGATGATAAGGATGGTTTGTGGTAATACTCCACGCACGGTAAAGGCTTTCCGCTACGACAACGCGAACTAGAGGATGTGGCATGGTTAATGGCGATAAAGACCAGCTTTGTTCTGCTGCCGCTTTACATGCTGGTGCTAATCCTTCGGGACCACCAATGAGTAAGCTGACATTTCTTCCATCAAGCTTCCATCGATCAAGTTGTTCTGCAAGTTTTGGCGTATCCCAGCGAGCGCCAGGAATATCGAGAG comes from the Proteus appendicitidis genome and includes:
- the rlpA gene encoding endolytic peptidoglycan transglycosylase RlpA, yielding MRLQWVLIGISALLLSGCVIDKPNTNKQPAPLPNVPAQRVLGAEPRYEPYHPTANQDYRKNGVVYRIVTDPANFSERGEAVVYDSLAMSRLTTIGERVNPYEFAVAHPTLPIPSYAKITNLLNGRTMVVRINDRGPYVNGKQIQVTPAVSDSLRLMPTTPLLIEGIVVDQTGHMSGIGTHGAQIEKKTTALPERPNFNAQPAAQAPLTTSTPTNNNMPVEPPAPTPVPVKTPTPAPAPMPTPVETETKAPKPVLSSNAIAQGFYVQVGALSNENNAQFWLNDLSSLFSTQGVINKADGLYKVQLGPYSSKDQAEMIKNKLKQVKDITGFIITQ
- the dacA gene encoding D-alanyl-D-alanine carboxypeptidase DacA, encoding MKQILPAKLLRTSLLSATFALLTVSHQSIAEDSLKTMIPAVPSIEAESYILIDYNSGKVLAEMNADVRRDPASLTKMMTSYVIGQSIRAGKISNSDIVPIGEEAWATGNPVFRGSSLMFLKPGDQVTVAQLTRGINLQSGNDACVAMASYIAGSQDTFVTMMNDYVKRLGLQNTQFQTVHGLDAPGQYSSARDMALIGAALIRDVPDEYAIYKEKEYTYNNIRQTNRNGLLWDTSLNVDGIKTGHTASAGYNLVASATEGDMRLISAVMGGHSSKGRDAESKKLLTWGFRFFETVKPLQVGKEFAAEPIWYGETDKVQLGVDKDVYLTIPRGRLKDLKASYVLDNVELHAPVAKNQVVGTINFQLDGQVIEQRPLVVMNEVKEGGFFSRIIDYIKLLFSHWFG
- the lipA gene encoding lipoyl synthase; the encoded protein is MSKPIQMERGVKYRDADKMALIPVKTVATEREQLLRKPDWMKIKLPADSSKIQGIKAAMRKNGLHSVCEEASCPNLAECFNHGTATFMILGAICTRRCPFCDVAHGRPNAPDPQEPEKLAQTIKDMGLRYVVITSVDRDDLRDGGAQHFADCIAAIRAKNPTIRIETLVPDFRGRMDKALEILTDTPPDVFNHNLENVPRVYRQVRPGANYQWSLTLLERFKQAHPNIPTKSGLMVGLGETNEEIIDVMRDLRKHGVTMLTLGQYLQPSRHHLPVQRYVSPDEFEYMKEQALAMGFTHAACGPFVRSSYHADLQAQGIEVK
- the rlmH gene encoding 23S rRNA (pseudouridine(1915)-N(3))-methyltransferase RlmH; amino-acid sequence: MKLQLIAVGTKMPDWIQTGFMDYLNRFPKDMPLELIEIPAGKRGKNADIKRILEKEGEQMLAAVGKGNRIVTLDIPGARWDTPKLAEQLDRWKLDGRNVSLLIGGPEGLAPACKAAAEQSWSLSPLTMPHPLVRVVVAESLYRAWSITTNHPYHRE
- the ybeD gene encoding DUF493 family protein YbeD — encoded protein: MKTKLNELLEFPCSFTYKVMGHAKPELVDQVVEVIQRHAPGDYTPSVKPSSKGNYHSVSITINATHIDQVETLYKELGELELVRMVL
- the mrdA gene encoding peptidoglycan DD-transpeptidase MrdA; translation: MKKRKRTPFRDYTAESKLFIRRVIVAFSVIIVLSGILVFNLHHLQIARHDDYQTRSNGNRIKLVPIPPSRGIIYDRKGVPLALNSTIYQLEIMPEKVANLQETLDSLREVVDLSDEDIANFEKERKRARRFTQIVLKTALNQVQVARFAINQYRYPGLEIKGIQRRYYPYGSALTHVIGYVAKINDKDVERLEKEGLYANYASTHDIGKLGIERYYESVLHGKTGYEEVEVNSRGRVIRQLHEQPPQAGKDIYLTIDLELQTYIETLLTTSRAAVVVTDPRNGEILALVSNPSYDPNLFVGGISNTDYQGLLNNPDRPLINRTTQGLYPPASTVKPFMSVAALSEGVITPNTTIHDPGWWQLPGSEKRYRDWKRWGHGKLNVTKSIVESADTFFYQVAYDMGIDRISTWMTRFGYGEYTGIDLSEERNGIMPTREWKQQRYKKPWYQGDTIPVGIGQGYWTATPIQMAKALMTLINDGQVKTPHLLYGTKLGNEMLPYVDTETRQIGDINSGYWELAKHGMYGVANFPNGTGRRSFANAPYKVAAKSGTAQVFSYETYNASQLAEHLRDHKLMIAFAPYDNPTVAVSIILENGGAGPSVGDLTRQILDHILLGDNNTVLPASPPAPRGSEE
- the mrdB gene encoding peptidoglycan glycosyltransferase MrdB (rod shape-determining protein RodA) translates to MTENNKKKSFWTRIHIDPLFLLCIIALLGYSAFIMWSASGQDPDMMQRKLGQIAMGFMIMIIMAQIPPRVYESWAPHLFFFCVILLVLVDVFGQISKGAQRWLDLGIVRFQPSEIAKIAVPLMVARFMNRDVCPPTLRNTAIALVIIFVPTLLVAAQPDLGTSILVAASGLFVLFLAGMSWRLIIIAILLVAAFIPILWFFLMHDYQQARVMMLLDPESDPLGAGYHIIQSKIAIGSGGLHGKGWLQGTQSQLEFLPERHTDFIFAVLAEELGLIGVLILLTLYILLIARGLYLATKAQNTFGRVMIGGLMLIFFVYVFVNIGMVSGILPVVGVPLPLMSYGGSALIVLMAGFGIVMSIHTHRKLLSKSL
- the cspE gene encoding transcription antiterminator/RNA stability regulator CspE is translated as MSKLKGNVKWFNETKGFGFITPEDGSKDVFVHFSAITSEGFKTLAEGQKVEFEVTDGAKGPSAANVVAI
- the crcB gene encoding fluoride efflux transporter CrcB; this encodes MFNIAIAVFIGGGLGSVLRWLISYRLNSIFPHFATGTLIANCIGAFIIAFGIAWFSKAPHIDPIWKIMLTTGFCGGLTTFSTFSVEVVALFTEGKIGWALGTMGANLAGSFLMTAFAFWLLREM
- the lipB gene encoding lipoyl(octanoyl) transferase LipB: MKIFTVQDKTIIIRQLGVEPYLPVSDSMHQFTEKRESHTPDEIWLVQHEQVFTQGQAGKAEHLLNTGTIPVIQSDRGGQVTYHGPGQQVMYVLIDLKRNHVGVRQLVTALENTVIDTLAEFNVEAYARADAPGVYVKGDKICSLGLRIRKGCSFHGLALNIDMDLSPFTRINPCGYSDLKMTQLIDFAPNTTTSQVAPLLVKHFCTQLGFQPQQ